A genomic window from Herbiconiux aconitum includes:
- a CDS encoding cation:proton antiporter regulatory subunit produces the protein MVDVRRVKLPGVGVLHTFYTSDGGKVGVIAHRSGHSDLITFADDEDGPDVTKVSLRLSEDEAHTLAELLGGTQITESLTALDQIPGLSIDWFTVDYEDHIAGQPLGSPAERGIAGLTVVAVVRGESTNPAPAPDFKVFPGDTLVVAGSPEKVAKAFNFFRTGAAKPKVAVDGPPGN, from the coding sequence ATGGTGGACGTTCGGCGAGTGAAGCTTCCCGGAGTGGGGGTGCTGCACACCTTCTACACCTCCGACGGCGGAAAGGTGGGCGTGATCGCCCACCGGTCCGGGCACAGCGACCTCATCACCTTCGCCGACGACGAAGACGGCCCCGACGTGACGAAGGTGTCGCTGCGGCTCTCCGAAGACGAGGCGCACACCCTTGCCGAACTCCTGGGTGGCACGCAGATCACCGAGTCGCTCACGGCACTCGACCAGATCCCCGGCCTCAGCATCGACTGGTTCACGGTCGACTACGAAGACCACATCGCCGGGCAGCCTCTCGGCAGCCCCGCTGAGCGCGGCATCGCCGGGCTCACCGTCGTCGCCGTGGTGCGCGGTGAGTCCACGAACCCGGCTCCGGCACCCGACTTCAAGGTCTTCCCCGGCGACACACTCGTCGTCGCGGGTTCGCCCGAGAAAGTGGCCAAGGCGTTCAACTTCTTCCGAACCGGTGCGGCGAAGCCGAAGGTCGCGGTCGACGGTCCGCCCGGAAACTAG
- a CDS encoding DUF4097 family beta strand repeat-containing protein — MSAPIPGHDGQPGQLRQPGQPPPAQSQRGGLSTTSKVLLFVGIPVIVLILLAGAATTLIFLLPGLGAAPVNETADGDGAANILVDTNNAELRFSASEDDQVHAAMEGRYSGTKPAMRLESSGDATTLRGGCPEGWLIFSRCSVVITISVPAESNLTVTTTNGKITASALDGDLDFTTMNGAVDVESPTGQVRLDTTNGAVRVSDAESSDVSAETTNGEIRLEFSEAPDTVTAKTTNGSVTVRVPDDGEDYFIEAQTTNGDIDTDGLVSDRRADRTITAETVNGGVTVDFNEG; from the coding sequence ATGAGCGCACCGATACCCGGGCATGACGGTCAGCCGGGGCAGCTGCGTCAGCCCGGTCAGCCGCCCCCCGCGCAATCTCAGCGTGGCGGACTCTCGACGACCAGCAAGGTGTTGCTGTTCGTGGGCATCCCGGTCATAGTGCTCATCCTGCTCGCAGGTGCCGCCACGACGTTGATCTTCCTGCTGCCCGGCCTCGGCGCAGCACCGGTCAACGAGACCGCCGACGGTGATGGCGCGGCGAACATCCTGGTCGACACGAACAACGCCGAGCTGCGGTTCAGCGCGAGCGAAGACGACCAGGTGCACGCCGCGATGGAGGGGCGATACAGCGGCACCAAGCCGGCGATGCGGCTCGAGAGTTCGGGTGACGCCACGACGCTCCGCGGCGGATGCCCGGAAGGCTGGCTGATCTTCAGCCGCTGCTCCGTCGTGATCACGATCTCGGTGCCGGCCGAAAGCAACCTCACGGTGACGACGACGAACGGCAAGATCACCGCATCCGCTCTCGACGGAGACCTCGATTTCACCACGATGAATGGTGCCGTCGACGTGGAATCACCCACGGGCCAGGTCAGGCTTGACACGACGAACGGTGCGGTGCGCGTGAGCGACGCCGAATCGAGCGATGTGAGCGCAGAGACGACGAACGGGGAGATCCGGCTCGAGTTCTCTGAGGCACCCGACACCGTCACAGCCAAGACGACGAACGGTTCCGTCACCGTCCGCGTGCCCGACGATGGTGAGGACTACTTCATCGAAGCTCAGACGACGAACGGCGACATCGACACGGATGGGCTGGTCAGCGACCGCAGGGCCGATCGCACGATCACCGCGGAGACGGTGAACGGCGGCGTCACCGTCGACTTCAACGAGGGCTGA
- a CDS encoding glycerol-3-phosphate dehydrogenase/oxidase, which yields MATKTSVSHSTKIGPEERAAAIETLKTKELDILVVGGGIVGTGSALDAVTRGLRVGMVEARDWASGTSSRSSKLVHGGIRYLEQLDFRLVREALIERGLLLQRIAPHLVKPVRFLYPLQKRVIERAYVGAGMLLYDIFSYSGGRPPGVPHHRHLSKRQVQKLMPSLGKDALIGGITYYDAQVDDARYVASVARTAASYGAHVASRVQVEGFIKVGERVVGVNAHDLETGEKFEIRAKQVVNATGVWTDDTQAMVGERGQFKVRASKGIHLVVPRDRFQGKSGLLLRTEKSVLFVIPWGRHWLVGTTDTDWHLDKAHPAATAADIDYVLEHVNKVLAVPLTREDVEGVFAGLRPLLAGESDQTSKLSREHLVAHSVPGLVVIAGGKWTTYRVMAKDAIDAAVSALDGRISPSVTQDIALLGAEGYQAAWNKRAKIARKFGVHTVRIEHLLNRYGTLTDELLDLILDDPSLADPLPGADDYIGAEVVYAASHESALHLDDVLARRTRISIEAWDRGVSAAPVAAKLMAGVLGWDEETTEREVAYYLERVRAERASQEQPDDESAERIRLQAPDIVETN from the coding sequence ATGGCAACGAAGACCTCGGTTTCGCACTCGACGAAGATCGGTCCGGAGGAACGCGCAGCCGCCATCGAGACCCTCAAGACGAAAGAGCTCGACATCCTCGTGGTGGGTGGCGGCATCGTCGGCACCGGCAGTGCCCTGGATGCCGTGACGCGGGGCCTCCGGGTGGGCATGGTGGAAGCGCGGGACTGGGCATCCGGAACCTCGAGCCGCTCGTCGAAACTCGTGCACGGCGGCATCCGTTATCTGGAACAGCTCGACTTCCGGCTCGTGCGCGAGGCGCTGATCGAACGGGGCCTCCTGCTGCAGCGGATCGCCCCGCACCTCGTGAAGCCCGTGCGCTTTCTCTACCCCCTGCAGAAGCGCGTGATCGAGCGGGCTTACGTGGGGGCCGGGATGCTCCTGTACGACATCTTCTCCTACTCCGGTGGCCGCCCTCCCGGCGTTCCGCATCACCGCCACCTGTCGAAGCGGCAGGTGCAGAAGCTCATGCCGAGCCTCGGAAAAGACGCCTTGATCGGCGGCATCACCTACTACGACGCCCAGGTCGACGACGCTCGCTACGTGGCGAGCGTCGCCCGCACCGCCGCCTCCTACGGCGCCCACGTGGCCAGCCGGGTGCAGGTGGAGGGCTTCATCAAGGTGGGTGAGCGGGTCGTGGGTGTGAACGCGCACGATCTCGAGACGGGCGAGAAGTTCGAGATCCGCGCGAAGCAGGTGGTGAACGCCACCGGCGTCTGGACCGACGACACCCAGGCCATGGTGGGGGAGCGCGGGCAGTTCAAAGTGCGCGCCTCGAAGGGCATCCACCTCGTGGTGCCGCGGGATCGGTTCCAGGGCAAATCGGGCCTGCTGCTCCGCACGGAGAAGAGCGTTCTCTTCGTCATTCCGTGGGGCCGCCACTGGCTGGTGGGCACCACCGACACCGACTGGCATCTCGACAAGGCGCATCCGGCCGCCACCGCTGCCGACATCGACTACGTGCTGGAGCACGTGAACAAGGTGCTCGCGGTGCCGCTGACGCGCGAAGACGTCGAGGGTGTGTTCGCGGGATTGCGGCCACTGCTGGCCGGCGAGTCCGACCAGACCTCGAAGCTCTCGCGCGAACACCTCGTGGCGCACTCGGTGCCGGGGCTCGTCGTGATCGCCGGTGGCAAGTGGACGACGTACCGCGTGATGGCGAAGGATGCGATCGACGCCGCGGTCTCGGCGCTCGACGGCAGGATCTCACCCTCGGTGACCCAGGACATCGCGTTGCTCGGCGCGGAGGGCTACCAGGCCGCCTGGAACAAGCGCGCCAAGATTGCTCGCAAGTTCGGCGTTCACACGGTGCGGATCGAACATCTGCTGAACCGCTACGGCACGCTGACCGACGAGCTGCTCGATCTCATCCTCGACGACCCGAGCCTGGCCGATCCGCTCCCCGGTGCCGATGACTACATCGGAGCCGAGGTTGTGTACGCCGCCTCGCACGAGAGCGCGCTGCACCTCGACGACGTGCTCGCCCGGCGCACCCGCATCTCGATCGAGGCCTGGGACCGCGGTGTCTCGGCGGCCCCGGTCGCCGCCAAGTTGATGGCCGGCGTGCTCGGCTGGGACGAGGAGACCACCGAGCGCGAGGTCGCCTACTATCTCGAGCGAGTGCGGGCCGAGCGGGCGAGCCAGGAGCAGCCCGACGACGAGTCGGCGGAGCGCATCCGCCTGCAGGCGCCCGACATCGTCGAGACGAACTGA
- the guaB gene encoding IMP dehydrogenase, with the protein MDQPDPFGFIGLTYDDVMLLPGHTDVIPSEADTTSRLTKRIQVATPLLSAAMDTVTESRMAVAMAREGGLGVLHRNLSIIDQAEQVDRVKRSESGMVTDPVTTTPDASVAEVDALCGLYRVSGLPVVDGQGVLVGIVTNRDMRFVSPFEKSTTLVRDVMTKMPLITARVGVDPDDAIAIFAQHKIEKLPIVDDAGRLSGLITVKDFDKSEKYPNATKDAAGRLRVGAAIGFFGDAWQRATNLLDAGVDVIVVDTANGDSAGVLDIIRRLKSDSAFADVDVIGGNVATRSGAQALIDAGADAIKVGVGPGSICTTRVVAGVGVPQVTAVYEASLAARESGVPVIADGGLQYSGDIAKALVAGADTVMLGSLLAGCDESPGDLVFVNGKQFKNYRGMGSLGALQTRGEKTSYSKDRYFQSDVPSDDKLIAEGIEGQVPYRGPLSNVAYQLAGGLRQSMFYTGARTIPELKEKGRFVRITAAGLKESHPHDVQMVVEAPNYRR; encoded by the coding sequence ATGGACCAGCCGGATCCGTTCGGTTTTATCGGACTGACCTATGACGACGTGATGCTGCTCCCGGGCCACACCGACGTCATCCCGAGCGAAGCCGACACGACCTCCCGGCTCACGAAGCGCATTCAGGTCGCCACCCCGCTGCTCTCCGCGGCGATGGACACCGTGACGGAATCGCGGATGGCCGTGGCCATGGCCCGCGAAGGCGGCCTGGGCGTGCTGCACCGCAATCTCTCGATCATCGACCAGGCCGAGCAGGTCGACCGCGTGAAGCGCAGCGAGTCGGGCATGGTCACCGATCCGGTCACGACCACACCGGATGCGTCGGTCGCCGAAGTCGACGCGCTCTGCGGCCTCTATCGCGTCTCGGGCCTCCCCGTGGTGGACGGCCAGGGCGTGCTCGTGGGCATTGTGACCAACCGCGACATGCGTTTCGTGTCGCCGTTCGAGAAGTCGACCACGCTGGTGCGCGACGTCATGACGAAGATGCCGCTGATCACCGCTCGGGTCGGAGTCGACCCGGATGACGCGATCGCGATCTTCGCCCAGCACAAGATCGAGAAGCTCCCGATCGTCGACGATGCGGGGCGCCTCAGCGGCCTCATCACCGTGAAGGACTTCGACAAGAGCGAGAAATACCCGAACGCCACGAAAGACGCCGCCGGACGCCTGCGCGTCGGTGCGGCGATCGGCTTCTTCGGCGACGCCTGGCAGCGTGCCACCAACCTGCTCGACGCGGGCGTCGACGTGATCGTGGTCGACACCGCGAACGGCGACAGTGCGGGCGTGCTCGACATCATCCGCCGGCTGAAGAGCGACTCGGCATTCGCCGACGTGGATGTGATCGGCGGCAACGTCGCCACCCGCTCGGGCGCCCAGGCGCTCATCGACGCGGGGGCCGACGCCATCAAGGTCGGGGTAGGTCCGGGCTCGATCTGCACCACGCGCGTGGTGGCGGGCGTGGGCGTGCCGCAGGTGACCGCGGTGTACGAAGCGTCGCTCGCGGCGCGTGAATCCGGAGTGCCGGTGATCGCCGACGGCGGCCTGCAGTACTCGGGCGACATCGCGAAGGCGCTCGTCGCCGGCGCTGACACGGTCATGCTCGGGTCTTTGCTCGCCGGCTGTGACGAGAGCCCCGGCGACCTCGTGTTCGTCAACGGCAAGCAGTTCAAGAACTACCGCGGCATGGGCTCGCTCGGTGCCCTGCAGACGCGGGGCGAGAAGACCTCGTACTCGAAAGACCGCTACTTCCAGTCGGATGTGCCTTCGGACGACAAGTTGATCGCCGAGGGCATCGAGGGCCAGGTTCCGTATCGCGGACCGCTCTCGAACGTGGCCTACCAGCTGGCCGGGGGCCTTCGGCAGTCGATGTTCTACACCGGCGCGCGCACCATCCCGGAGCTCAAGGAGAAGGGCCGCTTCGTGCGGATCACCGCCGCCGGGCTCAAGGAATCGCACCCGCACGACGTGCAGATGGTGGTCGAGGCGCCCAACTACCGCCGCTGA
- a CDS encoding DUF3817 domain-containing protein — protein MALAPKLKDFPRIRGALKFYQVASIITGTLLLLLCAEMLLKYTPIALELELGGPQGFLALVPAGTTVAVNISLGILIVHGWFYVVYLFSDFRLWSLMRWPFLRFIIIALGGVIPFLSFFLEARIAREVTAYLATREAEAALPEPVEASN, from the coding sequence ATGGCTCTCGCACCCAAGTTGAAGGACTTTCCGCGCATCCGCGGAGCCCTGAAGTTCTACCAGGTCGCCTCGATCATCACGGGCACGCTCCTTCTCCTGCTGTGCGCGGAGATGCTGCTGAAATACACCCCGATCGCGCTCGAACTCGAGCTCGGCGGCCCGCAGGGGTTCCTCGCCCTCGTGCCCGCCGGCACCACAGTCGCCGTGAACATCAGCCTCGGCATCCTGATCGTGCACGGCTGGTTCTATGTCGTCTACCTGTTCTCCGACTTCCGACTGTGGAGCCTGATGCGCTGGCCGTTCCTGCGGTTCATCATCATCGCGCTCGGCGGAGTCATTCCCTTCCTCTCCTTCTTCCTCGAGGCGCGTATCGCCCGCGAGGTCACGGCCTACCTCGCCACGCGCGAAGCCGAGGCCGCCCTACCCGAACCTGTGGAGGCATCCAATTAG
- a CDS encoding SURF1 family protein codes for MSIFSVMRRPRWIATLVLALAVAGGFAALGQWQLDRAVSTGTVVNDQTEQVRPLTDVAQPQAPVVETQAAQRVSVPGHFVASGYDVLGGRLNDGADGFWVIGQFAVDSPADTYLAVALGWTPQAEEALATAQALAANAGSVSETLVGRYLPTEAPVLSDDQKPLVGVESLSGGPIQTTMSVSTLINQWPEFDQAADVYGGYVVTDTPPVGLDVISSPEPSRSVELNWLNIFYAAEWVVFAGFAIYLWYRLVRDTWEREQEEAADNAPDARVG; via the coding sequence TTGAGCATCTTCAGTGTGATGCGGCGGCCGCGCTGGATCGCGACCCTCGTTCTCGCCTTGGCGGTGGCCGGCGGATTCGCCGCCCTCGGCCAGTGGCAACTCGATCGCGCCGTCTCGACGGGCACCGTCGTGAACGACCAGACCGAGCAGGTGCGGCCGCTCACCGACGTCGCGCAGCCGCAGGCCCCGGTGGTGGAGACGCAGGCGGCGCAGCGTGTGAGCGTGCCGGGGCACTTCGTGGCCAGCGGCTACGACGTTCTGGGAGGCCGGCTGAACGACGGGGCCGACGGCTTCTGGGTGATCGGTCAGTTCGCGGTCGACAGCCCCGCCGACACCTACCTCGCCGTGGCCCTCGGCTGGACGCCACAGGCCGAGGAAGCCCTTGCGACAGCTCAGGCTCTCGCGGCCAACGCGGGATCGGTCTCTGAGACACTCGTCGGCCGATACCTGCCGACCGAGGCTCCTGTGCTCTCCGACGACCAGAAGCCGCTCGTCGGCGTGGAGTCGCTCTCCGGCGGGCCGATCCAGACCACCATGTCGGTCTCGACCCTGATCAACCAGTGGCCGGAGTTCGACCAGGCCGCCGACGTCTACGGTGGCTATGTCGTCACCGACACCCCGCCGGTCGGCCTCGACGTCATCTCCTCGCCCGAACCGTCGCGTTCGGTGGAGCTCAACTGGCTCAACATCTTCTATGCCGCCGAGTGGGTGGTGTTCGCCGGCTTCGCCATCTACCTCTGGTACCGCCTGGTGCGCGACACCTGGGAGCGCGAGCAGGAGGAAGCCGCAGATAACGCTCCGGATGCGCGGGTAGGCTAG
- a CDS encoding cation:proton antiporter: protein MHLGPDLLVLGVLFVIAYVLGRLGKSIGLPAIPIYMVVGLLASPYFGWFPINFVHGEYIELIAVFGLILLLFNLGLEFDQDEFFGNAGKLIISGGSYIAINMVVGFAFGFLVGWGTREALVIAGITATSSSAIVTKLLIELNRLANRETPMILGVTVVEDVFIAIYLAIVSVVLSGETEIWPVVGKLVISFVFLIVMFAVARWGGRVVSRLFRTKDDELFTILFFGLAIMFGGLGEILGVTDAIGAFLIGLVLGATRYRNRIEQIAIPLRDVFGAFFFLNFGLGLDPTKFPEVIVPVVIAVVMTVVLNIIAGQFVAWLNGLGPQAGINTAAILQNRGEFALILATLALAAGLDSRIQPFAGLYVLIMAIMGPILAVNSEKIGAVVLGTKKKQAVARARSAEAAEAIALMEAETRGDRLGEVEQVPAAYSGGTGGSGAPGGGDAAVVDADTDLDLGDVDDLPEPDRAHAERLIEQAMQQSDEEKPRPRDSEY, encoded by the coding sequence ATGCACCTAGGCCCCGACCTCCTCGTCCTCGGCGTCCTCTTCGTCATCGCCTATGTCCTCGGGCGGCTGGGCAAATCCATCGGGCTCCCCGCCATCCCGATCTACATGGTCGTGGGCCTCTTGGCCAGCCCGTACTTCGGCTGGTTCCCGATCAACTTCGTGCACGGGGAGTACATCGAGCTGATCGCGGTCTTCGGACTGATCCTCCTGCTGTTCAACCTCGGGCTGGAGTTCGACCAAGACGAGTTCTTCGGCAACGCCGGCAAGCTCATCATCTCGGGCGGCTCCTACATCGCCATCAACATGGTGGTGGGCTTCGCCTTCGGCTTCCTGGTGGGGTGGGGCACCCGAGAGGCGCTCGTCATCGCGGGGATCACCGCGACATCCTCCAGCGCCATCGTCACGAAGCTCCTGATCGAGCTCAACCGGCTGGCCAACCGCGAGACCCCGATGATCCTGGGTGTCACGGTGGTCGAAGACGTGTTCATCGCCATCTACCTGGCCATCGTCTCGGTGGTGCTCTCCGGCGAGACCGAGATCTGGCCGGTGGTGGGCAAGCTCGTCATCTCGTTCGTGTTCCTCATCGTGATGTTCGCGGTGGCGCGCTGGGGCGGTCGTGTGGTGTCGCGCCTGTTCCGCACCAAAGACGACGAGCTGTTCACCATCTTGTTCTTCGGGCTGGCGATCATGTTCGGCGGCCTCGGTGAGATCCTCGGCGTGACGGATGCGATCGGGGCGTTCCTCATCGGCCTGGTGCTCGGCGCCACCCGCTATCGCAACCGGATCGAGCAGATCGCCATCCCGTTGCGCGACGTGTTCGGCGCTTTCTTCTTCTTGAACTTCGGACTCGGGCTCGACCCGACGAAGTTCCCGGAGGTCATCGTGCCGGTGGTGATCGCGGTGGTGATGACGGTGGTGCTCAACATCATCGCGGGCCAGTTCGTGGCCTGGCTGAACGGCCTCGGGCCGCAGGCCGGCATCAATACGGCGGCCATCCTGCAGAATCGCGGAGAGTTCGCGCTGATTCTCGCGACGCTGGCGCTCGCCGCCGGCCTCGACTCGCGCATCCAGCCTTTCGCCGGACTCTACGTGCTTATCATGGCGATCATGGGTCCGATCCTCGCCGTCAATTCCGAGAAGATCGGTGCGGTGGTGCTCGGCACGAAGAAGAAGCAGGCCGTGGCGAGAGCGCGCTCCGCCGAAGCGGCCGAGGCCATCGCGTTGATGGAAGCCGAGACGCGCGGCGACCGCCTCGGCGAGGTGGAGCAAGTGCCCGCTGCCTACAGCGGCGGTACGGGCGGTTCCGGCGCACCGGGCGGCGGTGACGCCGCCGTGGTCGACGCCGATACCGATCTCGACCTGGGCGACGTCGACGATCTGCCCGAACCCGACCGAGCGCACGCGGAACGCCTGATCGAACAGGCCATGCAGCAGTCCGACGAAGAGAAGCCCCGACCGAGAGACAGCGAGTATTGA
- a CDS encoding GuaB3 family IMP dehydrogenase-related protein, translated as MEIEIGRAKRGRRVFAFDDIAVVPSRRTRDPQDVSVGWSIDAYHFDIPVLAAPMDSVVSPRTAIMIGQLGGLGVLDLEGLWTRYDDPEPLLEEIRTLPEAKATQRMQEIYAEPIKPELVTARLAEIRASGVTVAGALSPQRTQELYETVVAAGVDLFVIRGTTVSAEHVSKTVEPLNLKKFIYELDVPVIVGGAATYTAALHLMRTGAAGVLVGFGGGAASTTRATLGIHAPMATAVADVAGARRDYMDESGGRYVHVIADGGLGTSGDVVKAIAMGADAVMLGTALARADDAPGGGWHWGPEAHHSQLPRGNRVRVGQVAPLEQILYGPSPVADGTANLIGALRRSMATTGYSDLKEFQRIEVVVAPYRVD; from the coding sequence ATGGAAATTGAAATCGGCCGTGCCAAGCGCGGGCGCCGCGTCTTCGCCTTCGACGACATCGCGGTGGTGCCATCGCGTCGCACGAGAGACCCGCAAGACGTCTCGGTGGGCTGGTCGATCGACGCCTACCACTTCGACATCCCGGTGCTCGCCGCACCGATGGACTCGGTGGTGTCGCCGCGCACCGCGATCATGATCGGGCAGCTCGGCGGACTCGGGGTGCTCGACCTCGAGGGTCTGTGGACGCGCTACGACGACCCCGAGCCCCTGCTCGAGGAGATCCGCACCCTGCCCGAGGCCAAGGCGACGCAGCGCATGCAGGAGATCTACGCCGAGCCCATCAAGCCCGAACTCGTGACGGCCCGGCTCGCTGAGATCCGCGCATCCGGAGTCACCGTGGCGGGCGCGTTGTCGCCGCAGCGCACGCAAGAGCTCTACGAGACCGTCGTCGCCGCCGGCGTCGACCTGTTCGTCATCCGCGGCACGACGGTATCGGCCGAGCACGTCTCAAAGACCGTCGAACCGCTCAACCTCAAGAAGTTCATCTACGAACTCGACGTGCCGGTGATCGTGGGCGGTGCCGCAACCTACACCGCGGCTTTGCACCTCATGCGCACCGGTGCGGCCGGCGTGCTGGTGGGGTTCGGCGGGGGAGCCGCCTCCACCACCCGCGCCACCCTGGGCATCCACGCCCCCATGGCCACCGCGGTGGCCGATGTGGCCGGAGCCCGCCGCGACTACATGGACGAGTCGGGTGGCCGCTACGTGCACGTGATCGCCGACGGAGGTCTCGGCACCTCGGGCGACGTCGTGAAGGCCATCGCAATGGGGGCGGATGCCGTCATGCTCGGCACCGCGCTCGCTCGCGCCGACGACGCGCCCGGCGGCGGCTGGCACTGGGGCCCCGAGGCCCACCACTCGCAGCTGCCTCGCGGCAACCGCGTGCGTGTGGGCCAGGTGGCGCCGCTCGAACAGATCCTGTACGGCCCCTCTCCGGTGGCCGACGGAACCGCCAACCTCATCGGTGCACTGCGCCGATCGATGGCGACGACGGGATACTCCGACCTCAAGGAGTTCCAGCGGATCGAAGTGGTTGTAGCCCCCTACCGGGTTGATTAG